The region ACATCGAAACGGCCGATCGCATGCTCACCACGGCGGGATCGCTGGCGCTGCTCGATTCACGCCCGCAGGCAGATGCGCCGCTGGTGAAGCGGCTGCGAGCAGCGGGTGCTGTGCTGCTAGGAAAAACCAATCTCAGCGAGTGGGCAAACATGCGCTCCACTCACTCCACCAGCGGATGGAGCGCACGCGGGGGCCAGACGCGGCATCCGCATGCGCCGGAGTACAATCCCAGTGGCTCCAGCTCGGGCTCTGCCGCTGCGGTGGCTGCGCGGATGTGCGCCGGAGCTATCGGCACGGAGACGGATGGCTCCATCGTCAGTCCTGCCAGTGCCTGTGGCGTGGTGGGGCTGAAGCCCACACTCGGTCGCATCAGCGGGCGTGGCATCGTGCCCATCACGCATTGGCAAGACACCGCAGGCCCGATGGCGGGCAGTGTCGCGGATGCCGCGCTGCTCATGCAGGTGCTGGGTGAGCATGCGCCGAGTGATTTCACCACCGATCTGGTCAAAACGGATCTACGAGGCCTGCGCCTGGGTTTTTTACGCCATCTCAATGGCGATCGTGAAGAGGTGCAAACGCTCACGCAGGCCGCTCTGGATGTGCTGCGAGCACTCGGCGCAGAAATCATCGAGACAGAGCTGCCGCACACGCGTGAGATCGCGGCACTGCGCTTCCGTGCGATGCTGGGCGAGTTCCGCGATGATCTGGATGCCTATCTCGCCACCACGAGCTCCAAAATGCGCAGCATGGAGGATGTGATCGCCTTCAATGAAACGAATCGAGAGAAGGAAATGCCGCACTTCGGCCAAGAGCTGCTGGAAATGGCCGCGAAGCTGAACACCGAAAGCGCCCGCGCTGAAACTCGTGCCGTACGCGAGGAAGCACGGCGACTCGCACGCGATGAAGGCATCGACAAAGTGCTGCGTGAGCAGCGGCTGGATGCCCTGGTGCTCTCCACCAGTGATCCAGCGGAAAAAACGGACTACACACGCCGCGCAGGTGGTCGCGGCTGCTCCACGGTGCCCGCCACGGCAGGCTATCCGCACCTCACGCTGCCGATGGGCCGTGTGGGGCCACTGCCGGTGGGTTTTTCCATTTTCAGCACGGCGCATACAGAGCCACTGCTGCTCCGCATCGGCCATGCGCTGGAGCGTGGGCTCACTTCACACGCTGGAGCATCTCCAGGGCCCGCGCGGTGATTTTCACCGAGGCCTCTCGTTCGACGCGATTGGTGCCGAGCCACGTTTCATATCCACCCAGGTCATGATGGCGTGGTGTGGGCAAGTAACCATGGCTGCCATTCGCTAGCTCGATGGTGAAGGTGTCTTTGAACGGGCTGCGAGCTTTGAGCTCCAGTCCGATCTCGGTGAAGACCTCAAACGGGATCGCGGTGATGCCGAGCTCGCCGATGCGGAAGGCCTGGATCGGTGCCTGGATCGTTTCTGGCTTCGCAT is a window of Verrucomicrobiaceae bacterium DNA encoding:
- a CDS encoding amidase, translated to MTRRHFAHAALAALPACSSRPAEMPESLVDLAAGLRAGHFSAVQVTERYLERIRQLDGAIHAVIELNPDALDIARKLDATQTRGALHGVPILIKDNIETADRMLTTAGSLALLDSRPQADAPLVKRLRAAGAVLLGKTNLSEWANMRSTHSTSGWSARGGQTRHPHAPEYNPSGSSSGSAAAVAARMCAGAIGTETDGSIVSPASACGVVGLKPTLGRISGRGIVPITHWQDTAGPMAGSVADAALLMQVLGEHAPSDFTTDLVKTDLRGLRLGFLRHLNGDREEVQTLTQAALDVLRALGAEIIETELPHTREIAALRFRAMLGEFRDDLDAYLATTSSKMRSMEDVIAFNETNREKEMPHFGQELLEMAAKLNTESARAETRAVREEARRLARDEGIDKVLREQRLDALVLSTSDPAEKTDYTRRAGGRGCSTVPATAGYPHLTLPMGRVGPLPVGFSIFSTAHTEPLLLRIGHALERGLTSHAGASPGPAR